One segment of Thermosynechococcus sp. HN-54 DNA contains the following:
- a CDS encoding MFS transporter produces the protein MVSSGSKPRPEGFAALMRNKNFLKLWGGQIISQLADKIFLVLLITLAVSYDASYELPGSKASAVMIANTLPAVFFGSTAGTFVDRYPKRELMSITNILRGLLVFTLIFIPKRFTLLLLIAFSESILTQFFAPAEQAAIPLLVKEENLLSANALFITTMMGSLVVGFAIGEPLLSGAVALGGVYAREVVVGTLYVLAGLVLASIRYREAVHERDGQLNVWQDLQEGFHYLRKNRLLGNAMLQLTILYCVFAALTVLAVSLAQEIGLRPNQFGFLLAAAGLGLILGAGILGQWGEKLHHRPLPLIGFLVMAAVLLVFAFVHHLWVGLGLSILLGMGASLIGIPMQTLIQIRTPAAMRGKVFGFQNNIVNIALSVPLAVAGILSDFLGLTVVMVGMGGVVAIAGIWAWRNTRAVLEDVI, from the coding sequence ATGGTGAGTTCTGGATCTAAACCCCGTCCAGAAGGGTTTGCTGCTCTGATGCGGAACAAAAACTTCCTCAAATTGTGGGGCGGTCAAATCATCTCGCAACTGGCGGACAAAATTTTTCTGGTACTGCTGATTACACTGGCTGTGTCCTACGATGCCAGCTACGAGCTGCCCGGCTCCAAAGCCTCGGCAGTAATGATTGCCAATACCCTACCAGCAGTCTTCTTTGGCTCAACGGCAGGCACATTTGTGGATCGCTACCCCAAGCGGGAGCTAATGAGCATTACCAATATTTTGCGGGGGCTACTGGTCTTCACGCTGATTTTTATCCCCAAGCGTTTTACGCTGTTGCTCCTGATTGCTTTTTCAGAGTCGATTCTGACCCAATTCTTTGCCCCTGCGGAACAGGCGGCGATTCCCCTCTTGGTCAAGGAGGAAAACCTGCTCTCGGCCAATGCCCTCTTTATTACAACAATGATGGGGTCGCTGGTGGTGGGGTTTGCGATTGGCGAGCCATTGCTCAGTGGTGCCGTTGCGCTCGGCGGTGTCTATGCCCGTGAAGTGGTGGTGGGCACGTTGTATGTTCTGGCGGGGTTGGTTTTAGCCTCGATTCGCTACCGAGAAGCGGTTCATGAACGTGATGGTCAGCTCAATGTCTGGCAGGACTTGCAGGAGGGGTTTCACTATCTGCGCAAGAATCGCCTCTTGGGCAATGCCATGCTCCAGTTAACGATCCTCTATTGTGTTTTTGCTGCTTTGACGGTGTTGGCAGTTAGCTTAGCTCAAGAAATTGGCCTGCGTCCCAATCAGTTTGGCTTTCTCTTGGCCGCCGCAGGGTTGGGGTTAATTTTAGGGGCGGGTATTTTGGGTCAATGGGGGGAGAAGTTGCATCATCGGCCACTGCCGTTGATTGGCTTTTTAGTGATGGCAGCCGTCTTACTGGTCTTTGCCTTTGTGCATCATCTATGGGTGGGTCTAGGCTTAAGTATTTTGTTGGGGATGGGGGCATCTTTGATTGGTATTCCCATGCAGACCCTCATTCAAATTCGGACGCCGGCGGCAATGCGTGGCAAGGTCTTTGGTTTCCAAAATAACATTGTCAATATTGCCCTCAGTGTGCCCCTAGCGGTGGCGGGGATTCTCTCGGATTTCCTTGGCCTGACAGTTGTCATGGTGGGGATGGGGGGCGTGGTGGCGATCGCGGGCATTTGGGCATGGCGAAATACACGAGCCGTTCTTGAAGACGTGATTTAG
- a CDS encoding creatininase family protein — MPLLHLKTWPEVEAYLNTSKGIILPIGSTEQHGPMGLIGTDALCAEAIAKGVGETTQALVAPTISVGMALHHTAFPGTMSLRPSTLILVIRDYLVSLVRAGFQRFFFINGHGGNIATVKAAFAETYAVLADLHIPEADQVRCELANWFMCSSVMQLARELYGDREGSHATPSEVAVTQFLYPEAIKRVPLNPDVNTSHAIYSAADFRRRYPDGRMGADSSLATPEHGQQFYERAVQELSDRYRQFLQAD, encoded by the coding sequence ATGCCCCTACTGCACCTGAAGACTTGGCCAGAGGTTGAGGCCTATCTCAACACCTCCAAAGGGATCATTCTCCCCATTGGTTCTACTGAGCAGCACGGCCCTATGGGCTTAATCGGCACCGATGCCCTCTGTGCGGAGGCGATCGCCAAAGGAGTCGGGGAAACGACCCAAGCCTTGGTTGCACCTACCATTTCAGTGGGTATGGCCTTGCACCATACAGCCTTTCCGGGCACCATGAGTTTGCGCCCCAGTACCTTGATTCTCGTGATTCGCGACTATTTAGTGAGCTTGGTGCGTGCAGGTTTTCAACGCTTCTTTTTCATCAATGGTCATGGCGGCAATATTGCCACGGTTAAGGCGGCCTTTGCTGAAACCTATGCGGTCTTAGCAGATCTGCACATTCCAGAAGCGGATCAGGTACGCTGTGAGTTGGCCAATTGGTTTATGTGTAGTTCAGTGATGCAGCTAGCGCGGGAATTATATGGCGATCGCGAGGGGTCTCATGCGACGCCCAGTGAAGTGGCAGTGACCCAGTTTCTCTACCCAGAGGCCATCAAGCGGGTTCCCCTCAATCCCGATGTTAATACCAGCCATGCTATCTACAGTGCCGCAGATTTTCGCCGCCGCTATCCCGATGGCCGCATGGGGGCAGATTCCAGCTTGGCCACCCCTGAGCATGGACAGCAATTTTATGAGCGAGCCGTCCAAGAGTTGAGCGATCGCTACCGTCAATTTCTTCAAGCCGACTAA